AAATGAATATTAAATCCATGAGCAAAAGCAAGAAAAGCGCCTTTTTTTATATTCGGCTCTATCTCATTTTTATACAAATCTGCCTGAAGTTCATCTGGCGTAAGAATCATTATGATATCTGCCATTTTTGAAGCATCAGCAACTGTCATTACTGTAAGCCCTGCATTTTCAGCCTTTTCCCAGCTTTTTCCTTTTCTCACGCCTACTATAACATCAAAACCGCTGTCTTTAAGATTATTAGCATGGGCATGGCCTTGACTGCCGTAACCGATTATTGCAATTTTTTTGCCCTTAAGAATATCAGTATTTACATCAGTATCGTAATAAATTTTCATCCTTACACCTCCGAGAAATTGTTATAAAATTTTTAGAATTATAACACATACATTATATAGTTTTCACTTTATTAAGCATTAGAAGCTTTAAATTTGAATTTTAAAAAAATATTGTGGTATTCTTTTATTTATGTCTCAGGATTACAAAGATACCCTTAACTTACCTCAGACAGGATTTCCTATGAAGGCAAATCTTGCTGAAAGGGAACCTGCTATTTTGAAGTTCTGGAAAGAACACAGGGTATATGAAAATCTTGAGAACAAGAATAAATCTCTTGGTGGGAAATGCTTTATACTTCACGATGGACCGCCCTATGCTAACGGACATATACATATTGGTCATGCTTTGAATAAAATTCTCAAAGATATAATTGTTAAATACCATTCAATGCTTGGTCAATACAGCCCCTTTGTTCCAGGCTGGGATTGTCATGGTCTTCCTATTGAGCTACAGGTAGATAAATCACTCGGTAAAGAAAAAGAAAATATTGATATTTTTAAGAAAAGACAACTCTGTAGAGAATATGCAGAAAAATTTATCAATATTCAAAGAGATGAGTTTATTCGTCTGGGAGTCTTTGGTTACTGGGATGAGCCATATATTACAATGTCTAATGAATACGAAGCTACAATAGTAAAAGAATTTTTGAGTTTTGTTAAAAATGGTTATGTTTATCGTGGCAAAAAGCCTGTTTACTGGTGTCCTTCATGTGTAACAGCCTTAGCTGATGCAGAAGTTGAGTATGCTGATAAGGAATCTCCTTCAATATTTGTTGCCTTTGAAGTAATTGATAGAGATAGATTTTCTGTTAAAAATGAACCTTTATATATTGTTATATGGACAACAACTCCCTGGACATTACCTGCAAATTTAGCATTAGCTGTTCATCCAGATTTTGATTATGTCGGAGTTAAAAGTTCAAAGGGAATACTTGTAATAGTTAAGGAAGCAATTAAAAACTTAAAAGACAAAATTGATATTGATGAAACACCATTGTTTGAGATCAAAGGTTCAAAACTTGAAGGCATAAAAGCTAAACATCCATTTATTGACAGAGTATCAAAAGTCGTGGTTGCTGATTTTGTTGAAACAGGTGAAGGTACAGGAGTAGTCCATATAGCACCTGGACATGGAGATGAAGACTATGAGGTTGGATTAAAATATGGTTTTGATATTTATGCACCTGTTGATGATAAAGGCAGATTTACAGAGGATGTTCCTTATTTTGCGGGAGAAAATGTTTTTAAAGCAAATAAAGCAATAATAGAGCATATGAAAGAAAATGGCTCATTAATCTGGGAAGGGAAAATTACCCATTCTTATCCGCATTGCTGGAGATGTAAAAAACCTATAATTTTCAGAGCAACAACTCAGTGGTTTATTTCAATGAGTCATAAAGACCTTCGCCATCGTGCTCTTCAGGAAATAGATAAAGTAAGATGGATTCCTTCATGGGGGAGAGAGAGAATTTACTCAATGGTGGAGAGAAGACCTGATTGGTGTCTCTCCCGTCAGAGAGCATGGGGAGTGCCGATTACTTTATTTGTTTGTAAAAAATGTGGAAGTATAATTAAAGAGGAAGAACTTTTTGATAAAATATATGCTTTTGTTGAAAAAGAAGGTTCTGATGTATGGTTTAAACTAAATCTTCATGATTTACTTCCTGATTACTCATGCCCAGAGTGTGGTTCAAGGGATTTTGATAAAGAAAAAGATATTCTTGATGTATGGTTTGATTCAGGGGTAAGCCATGCAGCAGTTCTTGAGAGAGACCCGAGACTTAGTTGGCCTGCTGACATGTATCTTGAAGGAAGTGATCAGCACAGGGGATGGTTTCAAAGTTCTTTAATAGCTTCTCTTGGTAATAAAGGAAAAGCTCCCTACAAAATTGTTCTTACTCATGGATTTACAGTTGATGGGCAAGGAAGAAAAATGTCAAAATCTCTTGGGAATGTAATATCTCCACAGGAAATTATAAAATCCAACGGAGCTGATATTGTAAGACTTTGGGTTTCAGCAGAAGATTACAGAGATGATATAAAGCTTTCACAGGAAATTTTGCAAAGGCTTACAGAGGCTTATAGAAAGATAAGAAATACTTTAAGATATCTGCTTGGTAATATTTATGATTATGATGCTAAAGACTACACAGACCAACTTCTGGAGATAGACAGATGGGCAATGATGCGACTTCAAAAATTAATTGGGAAAGTAAGGCTTGCATATGAAAATTTTGAATTTCATCAAGTCTTTCATGCGATATATAACTTTTGCGTTACTGACATGAGTGCCTTTTATCTTGATATTTTAAAAGACAGACTTTATACATTTAAATCTGACTCACCAGAAAGAAGAGCAGCACAATGGGTTTTATATAATATTGCTGATTCTTTAATTAAGTTAATCGCTCCAATTCTTTCATTTACAGCAGAGGAGGCATGGCAACATCTTCCATTTAAGAAAACTGAAAGCGTATTCTTAGATAGGATGCCAGAGATAGAAGAAAGTTTTATAGATGAAGAACTACAGTTAAAATGGGAAAAATTGATTGAGATAAGGGATGAAGTTAATAAAGCTCTTGAGATTAAAAGGCAGGAAAAATTCATAGGAAACTCCCTTGAAGCAAAAGTAATACTTTCCGTTAATCCGGAATTGAAGAAATTTTTAAGCCCCTATTATGATTTCCTACCAACGCTTTTTATTGTTTCTCAGGTAAAATTGAGTGATTTAGAATCTAAGGATACTGAATTTACTGTTACTATAGATAAAGCTGAAGGGCAGAAATGTCAAAGATGTTGGAATTACTCTCCAATGGTTGGAAAACTTGAAATTCCTGATTTATGCCCGCGATGTTATCATGTCATTAAAGCTTTATAAAACTTCTATATCAATTTTTCTAATTCTTTTGATTGACCAGATTACAAAATATCTTGCTATTAAATTTCTATCTCCTGATGGAATAGTGAAGCTATTACCTTTTTTAAATTTAGTTTATGTTGAAAATACAGGCACTGCTTTTGGAATGTTTAAATTTCTCGGTTCAGGATTTTTTATAATTATAGCTTTAGTAGTTACAGGGTTTCTTGTTTATATGTATTTCAAAGACACTCAAAACTGGTTTATTTATTCTCTTATAATTGCAGGAGCATTAGGGAATATCATTGATAGGCTGATTTATGGGTATGTTATAGATTTTATAGACCTTCATCTGAAAAATCTTCACTGGCCAGCCTTTAATGTAGCTGATTCAGCTATAAGTATAGGAATTGTTCTTTTTGTCTATAAGAACTTAAAAAAATGAAAATTTTTACTTACTCTGAAAAGGAAACAAAAATTTTAGGAAAAATGATAGGAAGTTTTGTGCAAAAACAAGGAATTAATGTTATAGCTCTTTACGGAGAGATGGGAACAGGGAAAACTGTTTTGACAAAAGGAATTGCTTCAGCATTTGGCATAGAGGAGAAAGATATAGCAAGCTCAAGTTTTGTAATAGTATCTCATTATCCAGAAGCTAATTTTTATCATATTGACCTTTACAGGCTTGATAATGTAAAAGAAGAAGATATTGATTTATGGGAGTATTTTGAACTCGGCACGTGCGTTATAGAATGGGCTCAAAGCATTAATGAGTTGCCTGAAAATGCATTAAAGATTACAATAGATTTAGTTGATGAAACAACAAGAGTTTTTGAGATGGAGATTTAAATGTTTAAGAAACTCTCAATTCTTTATAAGGAAAATGACAATTCAGCTCTGGAAACAGCCATTAAAGTTCAGGATTGGCTGAAAAATAAAGGCACTGAATGCATAGTTTTTCACTCTGTAGGAATCTTTTCCAGTTTTAATCATTCTGAAATAATGGCAATCCAAAATTCTGATGCGGTAGTAGTTCTTGGAGGAGATGGGACCATGTTATCTGCCTCCAGACTCATTGGTGGAAAAAAAATTCCAATAATCGGAATAAACATGGGAAAGCTTGGATTTATCACAGAGATTCCAAAAAGTGATTTATTTGATAGCTTAGAACAAATATTTTCAGGTCATTATGAAATAGAAGAAAGAAGCATGATAAATGCTCAGATTTTCAGAGATGAACAGGTAATAAATGAATATCTTGGACTTAATGACCTTGTAATCGGGAAAGGTATAATGGCAAAGATTTCAGATTTTGGTTTAATTATAAACGATGTTTATGTATCAACAATAAAGGCTGATGGTATAATAGTATCTACGCCAACTGGTTCAACAGCTTACAATCTTTCAGCAGGAGGACCTATATTGTATCCAACATTAAAGGGATTAGTATTTACAACGATATGTCCTCATACTCTCAGTGTCAGGCCTTTGGTTCTCCCTGACCATTTTACAATTGATATAATTATATCATCACATGTCAGAGATATATTTTTGACAATAGATGGGCAAATCGGACTTCCTTTACAGAAAAATGATAGGGTTAGATGTAGAATAGCTAATGAAAAAACCTATCTTATCGCACCTTTAGGTAGAGATTATTTCAGAGTTCTAAGAGAGAAGCTAAGATGGGGAGAGAGATAAATAATATAGTTGAGATTCTGAATTTTTATAAAACTCTTGGATTTAATGAGTTGCCTCAGGGGTTTATTCAGTCATTATTTGGGCAAAACTGTGTATCTGCTTCACCTTTGCATTATAATGAGTCCTCTAAAAACGTGAAGTCACTTATGGAGATTTTGAATGAAGAAATTAAGAAATGTAAAAAATGTCCATTGAGTAACTCAAGAAAAAATCCTGTATGCGGAGAAGGTAATATTAATGCAAAACTTATGTTTGTTGGTGAAGCCCCAGGGGTTGATGAGGATTTACAAGGAAGACCTTTTGTTGGTGAAGCAGGGAAACTTTTAACAAGCCTTATAGAGAAGATGGGTTTTAAGAGAGAAGATGTTTATATAACTAATACTGTTAAATGTCATCCTCCAATGAATAGAGATCCTTTTGAAAGTGAAATATCTACATGCTTTGATTATCTAAAAAGAGAGATAGAGATAATATCTCCTCAAGTTATTATCAGTCTTGGTAAAGTGGCAACCTATACATTAATGGGCATGAATGGGAAGCTTAAAGATTTACATATATCTAAACTACGAGGCAAGGTATTCCCCTACAATCAAATTCCTGTTATTCCTACATTTCATCCAGCTTATTTGCTTAGAAACAAAAAAGATAAATGGCTTACATGGGAAGATGCGCAGGAAGCTTTAAGGAGGCTTAGATGAAGGTTCTATGGGCGCCATGGAGAATTGAATACATATTGGGGCATAAAGAAAAAGGATGTATATTCTGTGACAAACCAAAAGAAGACAAAGACAGGGATAATTTAATTCTTTACAGAGGCAAACTTTCCTTTATTATTATGAATAAATATCCTTACAGTTCAGGACATCTTATGGTTGTTCCTTACAGACATGTGCATAGCCTTGAAGAACTAAAAGTAGAAGAACTTACAGAATGTATGGTTCTTACTGTTAAATGCTTGAAATGTTTGAAAAAGGTGCTTCATCCAGATGGATTTAATATAGGACTTAATATAGGAGTGGTTGCTTCTGCAAGTATTGATGAACATCTTCACTGGCACATTGTACCAAGATGGGCAGGAGATGTGGGATTTATGACCATACTTGAGGATGTGCGAGTAGTTCCAGAGCATATCCTTGTAACTT
The Thermodesulfovibrio yellowstonii DSM 11347 DNA segment above includes these coding regions:
- the ileS gene encoding isoleucine--tRNA ligase — its product is MSQDYKDTLNLPQTGFPMKANLAEREPAILKFWKEHRVYENLENKNKSLGGKCFILHDGPPYANGHIHIGHALNKILKDIIVKYHSMLGQYSPFVPGWDCHGLPIELQVDKSLGKEKENIDIFKKRQLCREYAEKFINIQRDEFIRLGVFGYWDEPYITMSNEYEATIVKEFLSFVKNGYVYRGKKPVYWCPSCVTALADAEVEYADKESPSIFVAFEVIDRDRFSVKNEPLYIVIWTTTPWTLPANLALAVHPDFDYVGVKSSKGILVIVKEAIKNLKDKIDIDETPLFEIKGSKLEGIKAKHPFIDRVSKVVVADFVETGEGTGVVHIAPGHGDEDYEVGLKYGFDIYAPVDDKGRFTEDVPYFAGENVFKANKAIIEHMKENGSLIWEGKITHSYPHCWRCKKPIIFRATTQWFISMSHKDLRHRALQEIDKVRWIPSWGRERIYSMVERRPDWCLSRQRAWGVPITLFVCKKCGSIIKEEELFDKIYAFVEKEGSDVWFKLNLHDLLPDYSCPECGSRDFDKEKDILDVWFDSGVSHAAVLERDPRLSWPADMYLEGSDQHRGWFQSSLIASLGNKGKAPYKIVLTHGFTVDGQGRKMSKSLGNVISPQEIIKSNGADIVRLWVSAEDYRDDIKLSQEILQRLTEAYRKIRNTLRYLLGNIYDYDAKDYTDQLLEIDRWAMMRLQKLIGKVRLAYENFEFHQVFHAIYNFCVTDMSAFYLDILKDRLYTFKSDSPERRAAQWVLYNIADSLIKLIAPILSFTAEEAWQHLPFKKTESVFLDRMPEIEESFIDEELQLKWEKLIEIRDEVNKALEIKRQEKFIGNSLEAKVILSVNPELKKFLSPYYDFLPTLFIVSQVKLSDLESKDTEFTVTIDKAEGQKCQRCWNYSPMVGKLEIPDLCPRCYHVIKAL
- the lspA gene encoding signal peptidase II, translating into MSLKLYKTSISIFLILLIDQITKYLAIKFLSPDGIVKLLPFLNLVYVENTGTAFGMFKFLGSGFFIIIALVVTGFLVYMYFKDTQNWFIYSLIIAGALGNIIDRLIYGYVIDFIDLHLKNLHWPAFNVADSAISIGIVLFVYKNLKK
- the tsaE gene encoding tRNA (adenosine(37)-N6)-threonylcarbamoyltransferase complex ATPase subunit type 1 TsaE: MKIFTYSEKETKILGKMIGSFVQKQGINVIALYGEMGTGKTVLTKGIASAFGIEEKDIASSSFVIVSHYPEANFYHIDLYRLDNVKEEDIDLWEYFELGTCVIEWAQSINELPENALKITIDLVDETTRVFEMEI
- a CDS encoding NAD(+)/NADH kinase, giving the protein MFKKLSILYKENDNSALETAIKVQDWLKNKGTECIVFHSVGIFSSFNHSEIMAIQNSDAVVVLGGDGTMLSASRLIGGKKIPIIGINMGKLGFITEIPKSDLFDSLEQIFSGHYEIEERSMINAQIFRDEQVINEYLGLNDLVIGKGIMAKISDFGLIINDVYVSTIKADGIIVSTPTGSTAYNLSAGGPILYPTLKGLVFTTICPHTLSVRPLVLPDHFTIDIIISSHVRDIFLTIDGQIGLPLQKNDRVRCRIANEKTYLIAPLGRDYFRVLREKLRWGER
- a CDS encoding uracil-DNA glycosylase, which produces MGREINNIVEILNFYKTLGFNELPQGFIQSLFGQNCVSASPLHYNESSKNVKSLMEILNEEIKKCKKCPLSNSRKNPVCGEGNINAKLMFVGEAPGVDEDLQGRPFVGEAGKLLTSLIEKMGFKREDVYITNTVKCHPPMNRDPFESEISTCFDYLKREIEIISPQVIISLGKVATYTLMGMNGKLKDLHISKLRGKVFPYNQIPVIPTFHPAYLLRNKKDKWLTWEDAQEALRRLR
- a CDS encoding HIT family protein, whose protein sequence is MKVLWAPWRIEYILGHKEKGCIFCDKPKEDKDRDNLILYRGKLSFIIMNKYPYSSGHLMVVPYRHVHSLEELKVEELTECMVLTVKCLKCLKKVLHPDGFNIGLNIGVVASASIDEHLHWHIVPRWAGDVGFMTILEDVRVVPEHILVTYDKLYPCFKGEG